Part of the Citrus sinensis cultivar Valencia sweet orange chromosome 2, DVS_A1.0, whole genome shotgun sequence genome, ACGCGAATCACTAGTCATGAGTCAAATGTAATCACCTCTACGATCCAGTGGACCATCTGAGACCGTTGTTCGCGTATGAGGTCGCCGTACTCTGTACCGGAAAAGTATTCCTCGGCGTAGTCGTACAAAAACGTTTGCCTTCGCTCTCTTTCACGAAACCTTTGGTAGCTCTCTTCGTCTTCCTCATCTTCGAACCTCACAAACTGAAGATTAAAAAGTTCACagtaaaaaaatgagaataattaagaattaacTCGGTTGAAAATCACGCATTTGCACGTTTGATAACGgcgaaatttcaaaaaaattaagcagTAATGTAAGAGAATAGTCAAATTAACTGAATAAAACCAAAAGTATTTGTTTCATCGATTATGCAGTTTACACAGAAACCAATaggaatattaaaatattgattaaaaatataaaaatgagaaaataaaaacaacctTAACAAAATGAGACTAACACGAAGGATTAATTATGTTTAGCTACGCTGCtactaagaaaaaattaaagaaagcaaaCAGAGATGAAGAATTTAACTTACTGTAGACGGCTGATTCTCTTCTTGAACGAGAAAACACTTTCTGGAATCTAGAGGAACAGAGGACCTAGAGAACTGCTTGCTAAACTCATGGAAGAGAGAATAAGTAAGCGATGGAGGACTGTTATCGCCGGTCGACCGTTCAGAAAATTCGCTTCCAGAATCAAAGAAAATCGACGGCGTGTAATCCGAGAAACCGAGGTCAGAGTTCTCCGGGAATATGTCGAATTGCAGCTCAGAAAATGCATTCTCGTGACTTGACGAGTACTGAGATGTGTTCTCATAAGAGAACTGCTCCGTACACGCGAGATCCGAATCAAATTTAGAGCTCCTCGTCTCTTGCTCGACAACGGACTCCGATTTTGAAACGATGAAATTCGAATCAACGCCACCGTTTTTTGAAATATCGGAGAGTTCAAGTTTTTCTTCTACTGCTCTGCTTTCACTTAGCTTCGCCACGGAGCAAGATTCAACACCAGAGCTTATTGAAGCGACGTCGTTGTTGTCCTTGCACACCGGATTTCGTTCGAAAGACGAAATATCAGATCGTGAATTGTCGTTTGGTTCAACTTTCTTGAACTTACAACTTATCTCTCCAAAAGCAGCTCCAGAATTTGATAGAACACAAGACGACTCACTTGCTTCAACTTCATAAGCTTTGGTTTCGTTCTCCATCTGACGCTTGTAATACGACCTCGTGATCCTCCGAAACGGCTCGTCGCCTTGAATCTTCTTCGTCGTTTCATTAGGTTCAATTACTTCTTCGAACTGCCTCTTCTTGATGTTTGAAGAAACTTCGTCGCCGAAATGAGAGCAGG contains:
- the LOC102628098 gene encoding cyclin-SDS isoform X1, which codes for MIKSKPFIKKKLRSKRFRLPRSKISPIVFSENKTTKSFSEFSVDSSSCSHFGDEVSSNIKKRQFEEVIEPNETTKKIQGDEPFRRITRSYYKRQMENETKAYEVEASESSCVLSNSGAAFGEISCKFKKVEPNDNSRSDISSFERNPVCKDNNDVASISSGVESCSVAKLSESRAVEEKLELSDISKNGGVDSNFIVSKSESVVEQETRSSKFDSDLACTEQFSYENTSQYSSSHENAFSELQFDIFPENSDLGFSDYTPSIFFDSGSEFSERSTGDNSPPSLTYSLFHEFSKQFSRSSVPLDSRKCFLVQEENQPSTFVRFEDEEDEESYQRFRERERRQTFLYDYAEEYFSGTEYGDLIREQRSQMVHWIVEQQCTAKELHQETMFLGVSLLDRFLSRGFFKIKRNLQIVGVACLALATRIEENQPYNGVRQKSFYIGNNVYSRCEVVAMEWLVQEVLNFQCFLPTIYNFLWFYLKAAKADAGVDKKAKYLAVLALSDHEHLSYWPSTVAAALVILALLESHQDTSYHRVIEIHVRTKENDLPDCIKSLEWLVQYVS
- the LOC102628098 gene encoding cyclin-SDS isoform X2, giving the protein MIKSKPFIKKKLRSKRFRLPRSKISPIVFSENKTTKSFSEFSVDSSSCSHFGDEVSSNIKKRQFEEVIEPNETTKKIQGDEPFRRITRSYYKRQMENETKAYEVEASESSCVLSNSGAAFGEISCKFKKVEPNDNSRSDISSFERNPVCKDNNDVASISSGVESCSVAKLSESRAVEEKLELSDISKNGGVDSNFIVSKSESVVEQETRSSKFDSDLACTEQFSYENTSQYSSSHENAFSELQFDIFPENSDLGFSDYTPSIFFDSGSEFSERSTGDNSPPSLTYSLFHEFSKQFSRSSVPLDSRKCFLVQEENQPSTFVRFEDEEDEESYQRFRERERRQTFLYDYAEEYFSGTEYGDLIREQRSQMVHWIVEQCTAKELHQETMFLGVSLLDRFLSRGFFKIKRNLQIVGVACLALATRIEENQPYNGVRQKSFYIGNNVYSRCEVVAMEWLVQEVLNFQCFLPTIYNFLWFYLKAAKADAGVDKKAKYLAVLALSDHEHLSYWPSTVAAALVILALLESHQDTSYHRVIEIHVRTKENDLPDCIKSLEWLVQYVS
- the LOC102628098 gene encoding cyclin-SDS isoform X3; amino-acid sequence: MIKSKPFIKKKLRSKRFRLPRSKISPIVFSENKTTKSFSEFSVDSSSCSHFGDEVSSNIKKRQFEEVIEPNETTKKIQGDEPFRRITRSYYKRQMENETKAYEVEASESSCVLSNSGAAFGEISCKFKKVEPNDNSRSDISSFERNPVCKDNNDVASISSGVESCSVAKLSESRAVEEKLELSDISKNGGVDSNFIVSKSESVVEQETRSSKFDSDLACTEQFSYENTSQYSSSHENAFSELQFDIFPENSDLGFSDYTPSIFFDSGSEFSERSTGDNSPPSLTYSLFHEFSKQFSRSSVPLDSRKCFLVQEENQPSTFVRFEDEEDEESYQRFRERERRQTFLYDYAEEYFSGTEYGDLIREQRSQMVHWIVEQQCTAKELHQETMFLGVSLLDRFLSRGFFKIKRNLQIVGVACLALATRIEENQPYNGVRQKSFYIGNNVYSRCEVVAMEWLVQEVLNFQCFLPTIYNFLCWEIVENVGST